From the Gallaecimonas mangrovi genome, one window contains:
- a CDS encoding SDR family oxidoreductase has protein sequence MNRFEERRILITGGTNGMGLAAAKMLLAEGAKVALTGINPKRLAAVATTFKKPHLVLENNAAKADTGQQLAAAVANWGTLDGLWLNAGVAVLDDVAKVDCQSFDRIMHTNVRGPMLQLSALLPYLKDGASVVLTSSSSAYEGAAATALYGAAKAGVIALAKSWVSALAPKRIRVNVLVPGPIATGFRDFLDDDVKAQFEASVLNEVPLARVGHAEEAASAALFLLSEQASYITGSQLPVDGGLLMR, from the coding sequence ATGAATCGTTTCGAAGAGCGCCGTATTCTTATTACTGGCGGCACTAATGGTATGGGATTGGCGGCTGCCAAAATGTTGTTGGCCGAAGGGGCAAAGGTTGCCCTGACCGGCATTAATCCCAAGCGCTTGGCCGCGGTAGCGACAACCTTTAAAAAGCCGCATTTGGTTTTAGAAAATAACGCCGCTAAAGCTGATACCGGGCAACAACTCGCGGCGGCAGTTGCCAACTGGGGCACCTTAGACGGGCTTTGGTTGAATGCCGGTGTCGCCGTTTTAGATGACGTTGCCAAGGTGGATTGCCAAAGCTTTGATCGCATCATGCACACCAATGTGCGTGGCCCAATGCTGCAACTTAGCGCGCTGCTTCCTTATCTAAAAGACGGTGCATCGGTGGTGCTAACATCGTCTTCCTCTGCTTATGAAGGGGCGGCAGCAACAGCGCTTTATGGCGCAGCTAAGGCGGGAGTTATTGCCTTGGCTAAAAGCTGGGTATCCGCCTTGGCCCCCAAGCGTATTCGCGTCAACGTATTGGTACCTGGCCCCATTGCTACCGGCTTTCGCGACTTCTTGGACGATGACGTCAAGGCACAGTTTGAGGCGTCGGTGCTCAACGAGGTGCCGTTAGCGAGGGTAGGCCACGCCGAAGAAGCTGCGAGCGCCGCCTTGTTTCTACTTTCAGAGCAAGCGTCTTATATAACCGGTAGTCAGTTACCGGTCGACGGCGGTTTGCTTATGCGCTAA
- a CDS encoding DcaP family trimeric outer membrane transporter, with translation MKKSLIAGAIGAVMALPGHAVELLKTDTTTVNFGGFIKASYLYSDFSDGVPSSSSTGRVYYIPSTIPVSTTGDTSSDPVTDFTARESRFNFGTDTKLDGHNIKTFIELDFLSGFVGDERVSNSTAPRLRQAYMTYDNWLFGQTFTTFENTKALPETADFLAPSDSTACCRQPMVRYTSGNWQFALENPETTYSAYDSSTRVDEDNSVLPDFIARYGRNGDWGNFTIAGLVRQLRIDSSENAAGDTLGKQTAVGYGVSFAGMLKVGDMDDLKYSLAVGDGIGRYVALNTFNGASIDASGDLDTISTVSAFIAYRHFWNPKLRSTFMLSGSSADNNSEMPETMTKSVGSVHANIVYSPVKPLTFSTEYIYGQRKLESGDKGTLNRVEFSAKYAF, from the coding sequence ATGAAAAAGAGCCTTATCGCCGGTGCTATCGGTGCAGTAATGGCACTACCCGGGCATGCAGTTGAACTGCTGAAAACCGACACCACCACCGTTAACTTTGGTGGTTTTATTAAAGCCTCTTATCTTTACAGCGACTTCAGTGACGGCGTGCCTTCCAGCAGCAGTACTGGTCGGGTTTATTACATTCCGTCAACGATTCCTGTTTCTACTACTGGTGATACCAGCAGCGATCCAGTAACCGATTTTACTGCGCGTGAAAGCCGCTTTAATTTCGGTACCGACACCAAGCTTGATGGCCACAACATCAAAACCTTTATTGAACTGGACTTCCTGTCTGGTTTTGTAGGTGATGAGCGTGTGTCTAACTCTACCGCGCCGCGTTTGCGTCAAGCGTACATGACCTACGACAACTGGTTGTTCGGTCAAACCTTCACCACTTTTGAAAACACCAAAGCGCTGCCTGAAACCGCTGACTTCTTGGCACCTTCTGACAGTACCGCTTGCTGCCGTCAACCGATGGTACGTTATACCTCTGGCAACTGGCAGTTCGCTCTGGAAAACCCAGAAACCACTTACTCGGCATATGACTCAAGCACCCGCGTCGATGAAGACAACAGCGTGCTGCCTGACTTCATCGCCCGTTACGGCCGTAATGGCGACTGGGGTAACTTCACCATCGCCGGTTTGGTTCGCCAACTTCGTATCGACAGCTCTGAAAATGCCGCTGGCGACACCTTAGGTAAGCAAACTGCCGTAGGTTACGGTGTGTCCTTCGCCGGTATGCTGAAAGTGGGCGACATGGATGACCTGAAATACAGCTTGGCTGTAGGCGACGGTATTGGCCGCTATGTGGCGCTGAACACCTTCAACGGTGCTAGCATCGATGCCAGCGGTGACTTGGATACTATCTCCACCGTAAGCGCCTTTATTGCTTACCGTCACTTCTGGAACCCGAAACTGCGTTCAACCTTTATGCTGTCTGGTTCCTCTGCTGACAACAACAGTGAAATGCCTGAAACCATGACCAAAAGCGTAGGTTCTGTTCACGCCAACATCGTGTATTCACCGGTCAAACCGCTGACTTTCTCTACCGAATACATCTATGGCCAGCGTAAACTGGAATCTGGCGACAAAGGTACTCTGAACCGCGTTGAGTTCTCTGCTAAATACGCGTTCTAA
- a CDS encoding MarR family winged helix-turn-helix transcriptional regulator, with the protein MQPVDEVLMALRRIIRAIDLHSRQLTKATSLTGPQLMLLRTIDENPGDTTRSIAKMANLSQATVTSIIDRLEAKELVCRQRSSLDKRKVELTLTEQGKQAVAKAPALLQNAFIKQFDELELWEQTLILSSLQRVASMMDAEGIDASPMLTLEQHLASTKGE; encoded by the coding sequence ATGCAACCAGTAGATGAAGTATTGATGGCATTAAGACGGATCATTCGCGCCATCGATTTGCATTCCCGGCAATTGACTAAAGCCACTTCGTTAACCGGTCCACAATTAATGCTGCTGCGCACCATTGATGAAAATCCAGGTGACACCACTCGCAGCATCGCCAAAATGGCAAATCTATCTCAGGCTACAGTAACCAGCATTATTGACCGCCTAGAAGCAAAGGAGCTGGTGTGTCGGCAACGTTCCTCGCTAGATAAACGGAAAGTTGAACTAACGTTAACAGAGCAAGGCAAACAAGCCGTCGCTAAAGCGCCGGCGTTATTACAAAACGCCTTTATTAAACAGTTCGATGAACTTGAACTTTGGGAGCAAACATTAATACTGAGTTCCTTACAAAGGGTCGCCAGTATGATGGATGCTGAAGGCATAGATGCATCCCCCATGTTAACCCTTGAGCAACACTTGGCTTCGACCAAAGGCGAATAG
- a CDS encoding porin — MKPAILASSLLLIGIQPALADIKVGGAFRLNYAWKDYDQQNKDENGEWDIELFRLDINGDQGKWFYSAQYRWYQGFEAVHHAYVGYHFDANRNIKVGVTKVPFGLLPVSSHSFWFGGTYYLGMEDDYDTGIVYQQKDGDWLFHAAYFKNAEYQSGDRYDRYSFDLAAVDGERADENGQINLRAERTLHFNGSQLKLGASGQFGRLYRYNSQTDDNRWAAALHAQWDLDSGWQWQLQEAHYKYDTGTDTVELSAFQYPFPVASEADVVSLNVAKKFTVNNDFVDTVTCYNDHTETLASGEGVDNSIQNVTGCLLVKGGLYTYIDWIAGKNMWFAGGDGIGVASPDNDGWHSRLNINIGFYF; from the coding sequence ATGAAACCAGCAATTCTTGCTTCTTCACTTCTTCTTATCGGTATTCAGCCTGCTCTTGCTGACATCAAAGTTGGTGGCGCTTTTCGCTTGAATTACGCATGGAAGGACTACGACCAGCAAAATAAAGATGAAAATGGCGAATGGGATATTGAGCTGTTTCGTCTGGATATCAATGGCGACCAGGGCAAGTGGTTTTATTCTGCTCAATACCGCTGGTATCAAGGTTTTGAGGCCGTTCACCATGCTTACGTGGGTTACCACTTTGATGCTAACCGCAATATAAAAGTGGGGGTGACCAAAGTACCTTTTGGGCTGCTGCCAGTGTCATCACACAGTTTTTGGTTTGGCGGTACCTATTATTTGGGAATGGAAGACGATTACGACACCGGTATTGTTTATCAGCAAAAAGATGGTGACTGGCTCTTCCACGCTGCCTATTTTAAGAATGCCGAATATCAAAGTGGTGACCGCTACGACCGTTATTCTTTTGACCTCGCGGCGGTTGACGGCGAGCGTGCCGATGAAAACGGCCAAATAAACCTTAGGGCAGAACGCACCCTGCATTTCAATGGCAGTCAGCTGAAATTGGGGGCATCTGGGCAGTTTGGTCGTTTGTATCGGTATAATTCGCAAACAGATGATAATCGCTGGGCGGCAGCCCTTCATGCCCAGTGGGATCTCGATTCCGGCTGGCAATGGCAACTGCAAGAAGCACACTACAAATATGATACCGGCACCGATACCGTTGAGCTGTCCGCCTTCCAATACCCCTTTCCTGTTGCCTCAGAAGCGGACGTAGTGTCGCTCAATGTCGCTAAAAAATTTACGGTTAATAATGACTTTGTTGACACCGTAACGTGTTATAACGACCACACTGAAACATTAGCATCTGGCGAAGGTGTTGATAATTCAATACAAAATGTCACGGGTTGTTTGCTCGTTAAAGGCGGCCTTTACACATACATTGACTGGATCGCCGGTAAAAACATGTGGTTCGCCGGAGGGGATGGCATTGGTGTTGCCAGCCCCGACAATGACGGTTGGCATTCCAGGCTTAATATCAACATTGGCTTTTATTTTTAA
- the thrA gene encoding bifunctional aspartate kinase/homoserine dehydrogenase I, which translates to MQVMKFGGSSLADPDRFEAVAVMVKEALLKGPVSAVLSAPAGVTNKLVALCDSTDTTDIENLTRPWLARYPELKEPLQQWATQLEAWCQGISLLGHCPEGTRVAIASAGERLSVLVLSHLLAKEEPTVLDPAGLFLGYGQKLDALVDLDASRNKCKGLRDKLPSLSLMAGFYAGHRDGGQCLLGRNGSDYSAAVLAACLDADELIIWTDVDGVYQCDPRLVPEAKKLRQLSFSEALELSHFGAKVLHPKTLGPVGRFQIPTWIRSSLDSSLPGTRISTQVEPSQKPVKALSCLNDVVMVSVSGPGLKGMVGMASRIFAAVGQAGVSVLLITQSSSEYSISFCLNAVDERRAVSHIEDAFALELASGMLDPVSVQRELAILTLIGDNMCQAKGVAGRCFTQLGRANINVVAIAQGSSERAISAVIPDDCASRGLKMVHQAFFDSSMPLEMVILGCGNVGSELLRQIETQQHWLSKQSINAKVVALSNSQSMRVDIKGLNLAHWHQDLEQQGQPLDLEALKALSQDLLNPVLVDCSASDDLPLDYQAFLEAGFHVVTPNKKGNAGSLALYQSLKGTAKAYRRRYLYDTTVGAGLPVIENLQNLLHAGDELQSFSGILSGSLSFLLGRLEDGISFSSAVKEAMEKGFTEPDPRDDLSGLDVARKVLILAREAGFELELADIALTGLLPDEFNQLSKSDFLARLPELDEAMAAKVAAAKANGQVLRFVGQIDKGQGKAGMIAVDDSHPLYRVRDGENALAFLTRYYSPVPLLLRGYGAGADVTAAGIFADVLRTLNWMREV; encoded by the coding sequence ATGCAGGTTATGAAATTCGGAGGCAGCTCTCTGGCCGACCCTGACAGGTTTGAAGCCGTAGCTGTAATGGTAAAAGAAGCGCTCTTAAAAGGGCCGGTTTCTGCAGTGCTCTCAGCGCCTGCAGGCGTTACCAATAAATTGGTCGCCTTATGTGACAGCACTGATACCACCGATATTGAAAACCTCACCCGGCCTTGGCTTGCAAGATACCCTGAACTGAAAGAGCCGCTGCAGCAGTGGGCCACGCAGCTTGAAGCCTGGTGCCAAGGCATTTCATTATTAGGGCACTGTCCAGAAGGCACGCGAGTCGCTATTGCCAGTGCTGGCGAAAGGCTTTCTGTTTTGGTGCTTTCCCACCTGTTAGCAAAAGAAGAGCCTACCGTTTTAGACCCGGCTGGACTCTTCCTTGGGTACGGTCAAAAGCTTGATGCCCTTGTAGACCTTGATGCCTCTCGTAATAAATGCAAAGGCCTTCGTGACAAGCTCCCTTCCCTTTCATTAATGGCTGGCTTTTACGCAGGCCATCGCGATGGCGGCCAGTGTCTTTTAGGCCGCAACGGCTCTGACTACTCTGCGGCAGTGCTCGCCGCTTGCCTTGATGCCGATGAATTGATCATTTGGACCGATGTTGACGGGGTTTATCAATGTGACCCGCGCTTAGTACCTGAAGCCAAGAAGTTGCGCCAACTGTCATTTTCAGAGGCGCTGGAACTTTCCCACTTCGGTGCCAAAGTGTTACACCCGAAAACCTTGGGCCCGGTTGGCCGTTTTCAAATTCCGACCTGGATCCGTTCAAGCTTGGACTCGAGCCTGCCTGGCACCCGGATCTCAACCCAGGTAGAGCCCTCACAAAAGCCGGTAAAAGCGCTGTCGTGTTTGAATGATGTGGTCATGGTGTCGGTCAGCGGCCCCGGCCTTAAAGGCATGGTTGGCATGGCAAGCCGTATCTTCGCCGCTGTTGGCCAGGCCGGTGTTTCGGTGCTGCTGATAACGCAATCTTCCAGCGAATACAGCATCAGCTTTTGTCTTAATGCTGTGGACGAACGCCGCGCCGTTAGCCATATCGAAGATGCCTTTGCCTTAGAATTGGCCTCCGGCATGCTTGACCCGGTGAGTGTGCAGCGCGAGCTGGCGATACTTACCTTAATTGGCGACAACATGTGCCAAGCCAAAGGCGTTGCTGGCCGCTGTTTTACCCAGCTGGGCCGTGCCAATATCAACGTGGTGGCCATTGCTCAAGGCTCGTCCGAAAGGGCCATCTCGGCGGTTATCCCCGACGATTGCGCCAGCCGCGGTTTGAAGATGGTGCACCAGGCCTTTTTCGATAGCTCCATGCCCCTCGAAATGGTCATTCTGGGGTGCGGAAATGTCGGCAGTGAGTTACTCCGCCAGATTGAAACCCAGCAACATTGGCTGTCTAAACAAAGTATCAATGCCAAAGTGGTGGCACTGTCGAACAGCCAATCAATGCGGGTTGATATCAAGGGCTTAAATTTGGCCCATTGGCATCAGGACCTTGAGCAACAAGGCCAACCGTTAGATCTTGAGGCGCTCAAAGCACTTAGCCAAGACTTGCTTAACCCGGTATTAGTCGATTGCTCAGCAAGTGACGACCTGCCACTGGATTATCAAGCCTTTTTAGAAGCCGGCTTCCACGTGGTTACCCCGAATAAAAAAGGTAACGCTGGCTCCCTGGCCCTTTATCAATCCCTTAAAGGTACCGCAAAAGCGTATCGTCGCCGCTACCTTTACGACACCACCGTTGGCGCAGGTTTGCCGGTTATCGAAAATCTGCAAAATCTTTTGCACGCCGGCGATGAATTGCAAAGTTTCTCCGGTATTCTTTCCGGTTCGCTGTCCTTTTTGCTGGGGCGCTTAGAAGATGGCATCAGTTTTTCAAGTGCTGTCAAAGAAGCGATGGAAAAAGGCTTTACCGAGCCTGACCCCAGGGATGACTTGTCCGGTTTAGATGTGGCGCGAAAAGTATTAATTCTCGCTCGAGAAGCCGGCTTTGAGCTTGAACTTGCCGACATTGCCTTGACCGGTTTGTTGCCAGATGAATTTAATCAGCTCTCAAAAAGTGATTTTCTAGCCCGCTTGCCAGAGCTTGATGAGGCGATGGCTGCCAAAGTGGCTGCCGCCAAAGCCAATGGTCAGGTGCTGCGTTTTGTCGGGCAAATAGACAAGGGCCAAGGTAAAGCAGGGATGATTGCTGTCGATGATTCCCACCCATTGTACCGTGTACGCGATGGTGAAAATGCCCTCGCCTTTCTTACTCGCTATTACAGCCCGGTTCCGCTGTTACTTCGGGGCTATGGTGCGGGTGCCGACGTGACTGCAGCCGGCATTTTTGCCGATGTGCTGCGTACCCTTAACTGGATGCGGGAGGTTTAA
- the thrB gene encoding homoserine kinase — MLKVFAPATSANLNVGFDSLGVALAPIKGEPIGDIFGIEEAAIDSLDVFGAYAHELKGTNIVEKALWRFRELTAIKTPVAMHLEKGMPIGSGIGSSAASVVAAVMGINRYFGSPLDAEEEKSLMAELEGELSGGVHWDNLLPCLLGGLCLHDAKLPVPEEWVWLLAYPGIRLETKAMRAILPKAIPLSDATAQASRLGRFVDALYRSDPQLAAALMFDPIVEPHRAPLVPGFGPLKDQLINKGALSCGLSGSGPTMFAVFDNMASAKAALTEAQHWVAPNQGFAHLCRVDELGARFLES, encoded by the coding sequence GTGCTCAAGGTTTTCGCACCCGCGACATCGGCCAACTTGAATGTGGGGTTTGATAGTTTGGGCGTTGCGCTCGCCCCCATCAAAGGTGAGCCAATTGGTGATATTTTTGGCATTGAAGAAGCCGCTATTGATAGCCTCGATGTTTTTGGTGCCTATGCCCATGAACTAAAGGGCACCAACATTGTTGAAAAGGCGCTTTGGCGCTTTCGGGAACTGACCGCCATAAAAACCCCGGTAGCCATGCATCTCGAAAAAGGCATGCCCATCGGTTCCGGTATTGGTTCATCAGCTGCCAGTGTGGTTGCTGCCGTTATGGGGATTAACCGCTACTTTGGTTCGCCTCTGGACGCTGAAGAAGAAAAATCACTGATGGCAGAACTTGAAGGCGAGCTGTCAGGTGGTGTGCATTGGGATAACTTACTGCCATGCCTGCTTGGTGGCTTGTGCTTACACGACGCCAAGCTGCCGGTACCAGAGGAATGGGTTTGGCTACTTGCATACCCGGGTATTCGCCTGGAAACCAAAGCCATGCGCGCCATCCTCCCCAAAGCAATACCACTTAGCGATGCAACAGCGCAGGCTTCACGTTTAGGCCGCTTTGTTGATGCCTTATATCGAAGCGATCCACAACTGGCAGCAGCACTGATGTTCGATCCCATTGTTGAGCCGCACCGTGCACCGTTAGTACCGGGCTTTGGCCCATTAAAAGACCAACTTATCAATAAAGGCGCACTAAGCTGCGGCCTCTCCGGCTCAGGCCCCACCATGTTTGCCGTTTTTGACAATATGGCCAGTGCCAAAGCCGCTCTTACTGAGGCCCAACATTGGGTCGCCCCCAATCAGGGTTTTGCTCATCTTTGCCGGGTTGACGAGCTCGGTGCCCGGTTCTTGGAGTCGTAA
- the thrC gene encoding threonine synthase translates to MYFYNLKHPQQQVSFEQAVKQGLGKDQGLFFPEQLPELDAKTLAKLGRHQRYHAILSGFLAETFSASDLAQMISEAFPFDVPLVEVGPHYALELFHGPTLAFKDFGARFMAQCLSRLSDGSPITILTATSGDTGAAVAHAFHGLKGVRVVVLYPKGKISRPQEQLFCTLGGNIETLAVEGSFDDCQALVKAAFDDEQLKKAIGLNSANSINISRLLAQVLYFWDMALAQPDLVVSVPSGNFGDLTAGLMAKAMGAPIKRFIAATNSNDTVPRYLKDGQWQPHDTVATLSNAMDVSRPNNWPRVEFLLNTFNWSLTAQPISEADTKASMKAMYSLDYLPEPHCAVAFKALMDNLHSGEKGAFLCTAHPAKFADSVAEILSIDLPLPKALSEAMSKQNLSKTIANDWQALRPVLLKNNG, encoded by the coding sequence ATGTATTTTTATAACCTGAAACACCCTCAGCAACAGGTCAGTTTTGAACAGGCTGTAAAACAAGGCCTAGGTAAAGACCAAGGGCTGTTTTTCCCAGAACAGCTGCCTGAACTGGATGCCAAAACCCTGGCAAAACTCGGCAGACACCAGCGCTATCACGCCATTTTGTCTGGGTTTCTTGCTGAGACTTTTTCTGCTTCTGATTTGGCACAGATGATAAGCGAGGCCTTTCCTTTTGACGTGCCCTTAGTCGAGGTGGGCCCACATTACGCACTTGAACTTTTTCACGGCCCCACCCTGGCATTTAAAGATTTCGGCGCCCGCTTTATGGCGCAATGTCTATCGCGCTTAAGCGATGGCAGTCCTATCACCATTTTAACGGCAACATCTGGTGATACCGGTGCAGCAGTCGCCCATGCCTTCCATGGTCTAAAAGGTGTTCGAGTGGTAGTACTTTACCCCAAAGGCAAAATCAGCCGACCACAAGAGCAGCTGTTCTGCACCCTTGGCGGTAATATCGAAACCTTGGCGGTAGAAGGCAGTTTTGATGACTGCCAAGCCTTAGTGAAGGCCGCTTTTGATGATGAGCAACTGAAAAAGGCCATCGGTTTAAATTCAGCAAACTCGATTAATATCAGTAGGCTACTTGCACAAGTGCTGTACTTTTGGGACATGGCATTGGCGCAGCCCGACTTAGTTGTTAGTGTGCCCAGTGGTAACTTTGGCGATCTCACCGCAGGCTTAATGGCCAAGGCAATGGGCGCCCCGATTAAGCGTTTCATCGCTGCCACAAACAGCAACGATACCGTGCCGCGCTATTTAAAAGACGGACAATGGCAACCCCATGACACCGTCGCCACCCTGTCCAATGCCATGGATGTTAGCCGTCCCAATAACTGGCCTCGGGTAGAATTTCTCCTCAACACCTTTAACTGGTCGCTCACAGCACAGCCCATTAGTGAAGCCGATACCAAGGCCAGCATGAAGGCGATGTACAGCTTGGATTACCTTCCAGAACCGCATTGCGCTGTGGCTTTCAAAGCCTTGATGGATAACCTGCACTCGGGAGAAAAAGGGGCCTTCTTGTGTACCGCCCATCCGGCAAAATTTGCCGATAGTGTTGCTGAGATCTTGTCTATCGATTTACCTTTGCCCAAGGCACTGAGTGAAGCCATGTCCAAGCAGAATCTGTCGAAAACCATTGCCAATGATTGGCAGGCGCTTAGGCCGGTTTTATTGAAAAACAACGGCTAA
- the cyoE gene encoding heme o synthase — protein MIKKFIGITKPGIIFGNLISVAGGFFLASKGNYHWLTLVSTLVGVSLVVACGCVLNNCIDRDIDKKMERTRNRATATGELPLPVALIYGAVLGVLGIALLWATTNLLAVGIVLAGLVIYVVLYSLVFKRHSVHGTLIGSFSGAAPPLVGYCAVTNHLDLGAVILFTMFSLWQMPHSYAIAIFRLKDYSAASICVLPVAKGIGVTKKHIVAYIVAFVVASLLLTVTGYTGYAYFLVALGLGTYWLHMAIKGYKTKDDTTWARKLFGFSILTVTLLSLMMSLDAAVATS, from the coding sequence ATGATTAAGAAGTTCATAGGTATCACCAAACCAGGCATTATCTTCGGCAACTTGATTTCTGTTGCCGGTGGTTTTTTCCTGGCTTCCAAAGGTAATTACCATTGGCTGACTTTGGTCAGCACCCTGGTAGGGGTTTCTTTGGTTGTTGCCTGCGGTTGTGTACTGAACAACTGTATCGACAGGGACATCGATAAAAAGATGGAACGGACGCGCAATCGGGCCACTGCCACTGGTGAGTTGCCCCTGCCTGTTGCCCTGATTTACGGTGCTGTACTGGGGGTGTTGGGTATTGCCTTACTTTGGGCCACTACCAATCTATTGGCGGTGGGCATTGTTCTGGCAGGACTGGTGATTTACGTGGTTCTCTACAGTTTGGTGTTTAAACGCCACTCTGTACATGGCACCTTGATTGGCAGTTTTTCTGGCGCCGCGCCACCCTTGGTAGGCTACTGCGCAGTGACTAACCATCTGGATTTGGGGGCAGTTATTCTGTTCACCATGTTCAGCCTTTGGCAAATGCCACATTCCTATGCCATTGCTATTTTCCGTTTAAAGGATTATTCCGCAGCCTCTATTTGTGTGCTGCCGGTCGCTAAAGGTATAGGTGTAACGAAGAAGCACATTGTCGCCTACATCGTTGCCTTTGTGGTAGCAAGCCTGCTGTTGACCGTAACGGGTTATACCGGTTATGCCTACTTCTTGGTGGCATTAGGTCTTGGTACCTATTGGCTGCATATGGCCATTAAAGGTTATAAAACCAAAGACGACACGACCTGGGCACGAAAGCTGTTTGGATTTTCCATCCTTACCGTTACCTTGCTCAGCCTGATGATGTCACTGGACGCCGCTGTAGCAACAAGCTAA
- the cyoD gene encoding cytochrome o ubiquinol oxidase subunit IV — protein sequence MSGHSHTASGASHGSFKSYLTGFILSIILTVIPFALVMNSSASIAVTVIVMAVAGLAQVFIQLVFFLHMNRSSEQRWNVNAFVFAIIIVAILVAGTAWIFWYLYGLTMMTH from the coding sequence ATGAGTGGACATTCTCATACTGCGTCTGGCGCTAGCCATGGCTCTTTCAAGTCTTATTTAACCGGTTTTATTCTGTCGATCATTTTGACAGTTATTCCGTTTGCCTTAGTCATGAACAGCAGCGCTTCTATTGCTGTTACTGTGATTGTTATGGCAGTTGCAGGCTTGGCTCAGGTGTTTATACAGCTGGTGTTCTTCCTGCACATGAACCGCTCATCAGAGCAGCGTTGGAACGTTAATGCCTTTGTCTTCGCCATTATTATTGTTGCCATCTTGGTAGCGGGTACGGCGTGGATATTCTGGTATCTGTACGGTCTAACTATGATGACCCACTGA
- the cyoC gene encoding cytochrome o ubiquinol oxidase subunit III — MSSEALHAQDAHDHGHHDAGALKVFGFWIYIMTDCILFATLFAAYAVLYSHTAAGPSGKEIFELPYVLVETFLLLFSSFTSGLSMLAVHAGKKSQTIFWLIITALLGAGFVGMEIYEFHHLIVEGHGPQHSAFLSAFFSLVGTHGLHVSFGLLWMIVMIYQVARYGLTDVNNTRLQCLSLFWHFLDIVWICVFTAVYLMGAL, encoded by the coding sequence ATGTCGAGTGAAGCACTTCACGCACAGGATGCCCACGACCATGGGCATCACGATGCAGGAGCCCTGAAGGTTTTTGGCTTCTGGATCTACATCATGACCGACTGTATTTTGTTTGCGACTCTGTTCGCAGCTTATGCAGTCCTTTATAGCCACACTGCGGCTGGCCCTTCTGGTAAAGAAATTTTCGAACTGCCTTATGTGCTGGTCGAAACCTTCTTGCTGCTGTTCAGCTCCTTTACCAGTGGCTTGTCGATGCTGGCAGTACATGCCGGTAAAAAATCTCAGACCATTTTCTGGTTGATCATTACCGCGCTGCTGGGTGCAGGCTTTGTTGGGATGGAGATCTATGAATTCCATCACCTGATCGTAGAAGGGCATGGTCCTCAGCACAGTGCCTTCTTGTCTGCATTCTTCAGTCTGGTTGGTACTCACGGTCTGCACGTAAGCTTCGGCTTGTTGTGGATGATTGTGATGATCTATCAAGTTGCCCGTTACGGCCTGACCGACGTGAATAACACACGTCTGCAGTGTCTGAGCTTGTTCTGGCACTTCCTGGATATCGTCTGGATCTGTGTATTCACTGCTGTTTATCTGATGGGGGCCCTGTAA